From one Neorhizobium galegae genomic stretch:
- a CDS encoding GNAT family N-acetyltransferase, with translation MSVWPDLFTAEGNFASVVPLTMEHHDDLVEAAGDGELHRLWYTKVPEPENIGAEIERRLGLRSIGSMLPFAIIERADGKAVGMTTYMNIDAANRRLEIGATWCRQSVQRSPLNTECKLLLLQHAFEKLDCICVEFRTHFMNIQSRRAIERLGAKLDGVLRSNMVMANGTIRDTAVYSIIASEWPAVKANLRWQLEKPRP, from the coding sequence ATGTCAGTTTGGCCGGATTTGTTTACGGCAGAAGGCAATTTCGCATCCGTCGTTCCGCTTACGATGGAGCATCATGATGACCTGGTTGAAGCCGCCGGCGACGGAGAGTTGCATCGGCTCTGGTACACAAAAGTACCGGAGCCAGAAAATATCGGGGCCGAAATTGAAAGACGGCTTGGGCTGCGCTCTATCGGCTCGATGCTCCCATTTGCCATCATTGAAAGGGCAGATGGTAAAGCCGTTGGAATGACCACCTATATGAACATCGATGCAGCAAACAGAAGGCTTGAAATCGGGGCCACGTGGTGCCGTCAGTCTGTGCAGAGGTCACCACTCAACACCGAATGCAAATTGCTTTTGTTGCAACACGCCTTTGAGAAGCTGGATTGCATATGCGTGGAATTCAGGACGCATTTTATGAATATTCAAAGTCGCCGAGCGATCGAGCGGCTTGGGGCCAAGCTTGATGGGGTGCTTCGTTCCAATATGGTGATGGCCAATGGGACCATTCGCGATACGGCGGTTTATTCGATAATCGCGTCTGAATGGCCCGCTGTCAAAGCCAACTTGAGGTGGCAATTGGAAAAGCCAAGACCATAA